A stretch of Hoplias malabaricus isolate fHopMal1 chromosome 10, fHopMal1.hap1, whole genome shotgun sequence DNA encodes these proteins:
- the preb gene encoding prolactin regulatory element-binding protein, translated as MGRRKVPDLYRAPFPLYAVKIDPKTGLIFTAGGGGASKTGIKNGLHFLSLELVGTQHSATLLHSHDTGTCATMNMALGGDVIAAGQDGNCSLMRFKQRAPKAGKSTSAKDGAVEQGGARRRGGKGQNGGGDVPQMKDESMQILVEHVGVVQSDLSPQDPVQKCVRFSSDLKLLLTGGADGYLRAWEYPSLKERLNFKAHKDEIEDLDISPDNKHIVTVGRDFACNMWSGDQLAMSLCWHDNMPHITEKMYRYQSCRFGKVEDQKDALRLYTVQIPYKRERKPLPCYLTKWDGKSFLPLLTKPCGNEVISCLSVSDSGTFLGLGTITGSVAIHIAFSLQRLYYIKESHGIVVTDLAFLPDAPNSKPLKGDNEVAMLSVAVDSRCQLHALANQRSVPVWLVLVLCGLLLVGVILLLQHLFPGFI; from the exons ATGGGCAGGCGAAAAGTACCAGACTTGTATCGTGCCCCTTTCCCTCTCTATGctgtcaaaattgaccccaaaACAGGACTAATTTTTACTGCTGGAGGGGGTGGAGCTTCCAAGACAGGAATTAAAAATGGACTG CATTTCCTGAGTTTAGAGCTGGTTGGCACCCAACATAGCGCCACTCTTCTGCACTCCCATGACACTGGGACATGTGCCACCATGAACATGGCACTGGGGGGAGACGTGATTGCTGCTGGACAAGATGGCAATTGCAGCCTGATGCGTTTCAAGCAACGTGCACCTAAAGCTGGGAAATCAACCTCTGCAAAGGATG GTGCTGTTGAGCAGGGTGGCGCAAGGAGGCGAGGGGGCAAGGGCCAGAATGGAGGTGGGGATGTTCCTCAGATGAAGGATGAGTCAATGCAGATCCTGGTTGAGCATGTTGGAGTGGTGCAGTCAGACCTCAGCCCTCAGGACCCGGTGCAGAAGTGTGTTCGTTTCAGCTCTGACCTTAAGCTCCTGCTGACGGGAGGGGCTGATGGTTATCTGCGAGCGTGGGAG TATCCCTCCTTGAAGGAGAGATTGAACTTCAAAGCTCACAAAGATGAAATAGAGGATTTAGACATCAGCCCTGATAACAAG CACATAGTGACAGTAGGCAGAGATTTCGCATGTAATATGTGGAGTGGTGATCAGCTGGCAATGAGTTTATGCTGGCACGACAACATGCCACACATTACAGAGAAGATGTATCGTTATCAATCTTGTCG gtttGGTAAAGTTGAGGACCAAAAAGACGCATTAAGGCTATACACGGTCCAGATTCCCTACAAACGAGAGCGCAAACCACTGCCATGCTACCTCACCAAATGGGATGGGAAAAGTTTTTTGCCCTTGCTTACTAAACCATGTGGCAATGAAGTGATCTCCTGTTTGAGTGTGAG tgactctggaacatttcttgGCCTGGGTACAATCACCGGGTCAGTAGCTATCCACATTGCTTTCTCTCTGCAG AGGCTCTACTACATAAAGGAATCTCACGGCATTGTGGTGACAGACCTGGCTTTTCTGCCTGATGCACCAAATAGCAAACCTTTAAAGGGAGATAATGAAGTGGCCATGTTGAGTGTGGCTGTGGACAGTCGCTGTCAACTGCATGCACTGGCTAATCAGA GATCTGTTCCAGTATGGCTGGTGCTGGTCTTATGTGGCCTGCTGCTGGTGGGCGTCATTCTGCTCCTGCAGCATCTCTTCCCAGGGTTCATTTAG